A single region of the Mycteria americana isolate JAX WOST 10 ecotype Jacksonville Zoo and Gardens chromosome 10, USCA_MyAme_1.0, whole genome shotgun sequence genome encodes:
- the IRS4 gene encoding insulin receptor substrate 4, translating into MASGMNGPGGGGGGAAAGGGEEEPGPRHTGGGAVPQQEPGVPGAAAGEGEPAAGEGGRCPSPQPHHLLLLLRRSPSASLCPAPEAAPTAGRAAPAAGRGGQPPPAGRGVPPPAAGEDVRKCGYLRKQKHGHKRYFVLRAESHLAPARLEYYDSEKKFKSSLRAAGAGGAASLCCPPPKRVIPLYQCFTVSRRADAKHKHIIALYTKDEYFAMLAENEAEQEAWYQAISELMSQSKRGFLEQEDHADQQVDEDDEHYGAALRPGTVFKEVWQVNVKPKGLGQTKNLTGVYRLCLSSKAIHLVKLNSEVPSVHLQLMNIRRCGHSENFFFIEVGRSASIGPGELWMQVDDSVVAQNMHETFLETMKALKAFAEFRPRSKSQSSGGGSGTNPISFITTRRHLGNLPPSQTGLQRRSRTESVAGGTPPTTKSSNSYRFRTSSEGEGTMTRPFRSVTGSLIHLNTARMNLGRQEGSGRYVRAAFSSSYHTRSASLPVSHFPSTTSPISVSSSSGHGSASDMLTRPSSSSVCGSPSDGGFISSDEYGSSPGDFRYFRVRSNTPDSLGNTPPIREENCLSEYMSMSKQQADDNSREDYMEAEKCFRKRTYSLTKPTSVAVQQKTTQTTASLDEDSAGNHGRLLYPETPKLKDNHESEYNDANLDSVCNQSRSKARDDGYMPMMPGVASSLSSNSDYLPMTPKSMSVPKQINNSWSPSQVDSRGYMMMFPKASSSPVRSPLTGFISKGSNEKIINNDYMDMSPGNSAPKHPSDSNYIHTASVSKGFSSYFSLPRSFKALSGQNGDHSEYVPMSSPGKLLYGGPENVKGVNSEALANGISKSPVVKGSDEGLVQNRATRPTRLPLGTRGSNTIPRMYDRTVPPEPASPGEYINIDFNEKASNTPYSLSAEGSPSSLGSSSDHRQSPLSDYMSVDLDVQSPKVAKELSNSLTDISIYASSSIPRNQPNPDYARLSFGTACVSTASNRTDDYTEMTFNMAATPPRPFAAESDDSVKIDSPSSIVNRLCIVDRYAGSSSFSVPSSEPPMGPKVIRADPQGRRRHSSETFSSAGTVTTSSSFFTDSSKRHSSASFDNVWLKPDENISDGQESKMSRDTSTGFQNGLNYIALNLRDDPISCEASTTAPTCHLQNGTSGLDSGAYVSIDFSRSDGLKCNAARKD; encoded by the coding sequence ATGGCGAGTGGGATGAatggcccgggcggcggcggcggcggcgcggcggccgggggcggcgaggAGGAGCCGGGCCCCCGCCACACGGGAGGCGGAGCCGTGCCTCAGCAGGAGCCCGGcgtgcccggcgcggcggcgggcgagggggagccggcggcgggcgagggcggcCGCTGCCCGTCCCCTCAGCCCcaccacctgctgctgctgctgcggcgcTCGCCCAGCGCCTCGCTCTGCCCGGCGCCGGAGGCCGCCCCCacggcgggccgcgccgcccccgcggcgggccgcggcgggcagccccccccggcgGGCCGCGgcgtccccccgcccgccgccggcgagGACGTGAGGAAGTGCGGCTACCTGCGGAAGCAGAAGCACGGGCACAAGCGCTACTTCGTCCTGCGGGCCGAGAGCCACCTGGCCCCCGCCCGGCTGGAGTACTACGACAGCGAGAAGAAGTTCAAGAGCAgcctgcgggcggcgggggccggcggggcggcctccctctgctgccccccGCCCAAGAGGGTCATCCCCCTCTACCAGTGCTTCACCGTCAGCCGGCGGGCGGACGCCAAGCACAAGCACATCATCGCCTTGTACACCAAGGACGAGTACTTCGCCATGCTGGCCGAGAACGAGGCTGAGCAGGAGGCCTGGTACCAGGCGATCAGCGAGCTGATGAGCCAGAGCAAGAGGGGCTTCCTGGAGCAGGAGGACCACGCTGATCAGCAGGTGGACGAGGACGACGAGCACTACGGGGCCGCCCTGAGGCCCGGCACCGTCTTCAAGGAGGTGTGGCAGGTCAACGTTAAGCCCAAAGGGCTgggacaaacaaaaaaccttacTGGAGTCTATAGGTTGTGCCTCTCCAGCAAGGCCATCCACCTCGTCAAGCTGAACTCGGAGGTGCCCTCCGTCCACTTGCAGCTAATGAACATTCGCCGCTGCGGACACTCGGAGAACTTCTTCTTCATCGAAGTGGGCAGGTCTGCCTCCATTGGACCTGGAGAACTCTGGATGCAAGTGGATGATTCGGTGGTTGCCCAGAATATGCATGAGACTTTTCTGGAGACCATGAAAGCTCTAAAGGCCTTTGCAGAGTTCAGGCCCCGAAGCAAGAGCCAGTCTTCTGGTGGTGGTAGTGGTACCAATCCCATTTCCTTCATCACCACTAGGAGGCACTTGGGCAACCTGCCCCCCAGCCAGACGGGCTTGCAGAGAAGATCTAGAACTGAGAGCGTTGCCGGAGGGACTCCTCCTACCACCAAAAGCAGCAACTCCTATCGCTTCAGAACATCCAGCGAAGGAGAAGGAACCATGACTAGGCCTTTTAGGTCAGTGACTGGGAGTCTGATCCACCTGAATACTGCGAGGATGAATTTGGGCCGGCAAGAAGGGAGTGGAAGGTATGTGAGAGCCGCTTTCAGCTCATCTTATCACACCAGGTCTGCTTCGCTGCCCGTTTCTCATTTTCCCTCCACTACAAGCCCCATCAGTGTTTCTTCCAGTAGTGGCCACGGCTCTGCGTCGGACATGTTGACCAGGCCTTCTAGCTCATCTGTTTGTGGTTCCCCAAGTGACGGGGGATTTATCTCTTCTGATGAATATGGCTCCAGCCCTGGAGATTTCAGGTACTTTCGGGTCAGGAGTAATACACCAGATTCCCTGGGAAACACACCGCCTATCAGAGAGGAGAACTGTCTGAGTGAGTACATGTCCATGAGTAAGCAACAGGCAGATGATAACTCAAGAGAGGATTATATGGAGGCTGAAAAGTGTTTCAGGAAAAGAACTTACTCTCTAACAAAGCCAACTTCTGTAGCAGTGCAGCAGAAGACAACACAAACTACAGCTTCGTTAGATGAAGATTCTGCAGGAAATCATGGACGATTACTTTACCCTGAAACACCTAAGTTGAAAGATAACCATGAATCGGAGTACAATGATGCTAACCTTGATTCCGTGTGTAACCAAAGTAGGAGTAAAGCCAGGGATGATGGGTACATGCCAATGATGCCAGGAGTTGCATCTTCTCTATCCAGCAACAGTGATTATTTGCCAATGACTCCTAAAAGTATGTCTGTTCCAAAACAGATTAACAATTCATGGTCACCGTCTCAGGTTGACTCCAGAGGATATATGATGATGTTTCCAAAGGCTAGCTCTTCACCTGTACGAAGTCCTTTAACTGGATTTATTTCTAAAGGAAGTAATGAGAAGATCATAAACAATGACTATATGGATATGTCACCTGGTAATTCAGCTCCAAAGCACCCCAGTGATTCAAACTATATTCACACTGCTTCTGTTTCCAAAGGTTTCAGTTCGTATTTTTCTTTGCCCCGAAGCTTTAAGGCGTTATCAGGACAAAACGGTGACCACAGTGAATATGTTCCAATGTCTTCACCTGGAAAACTCTTGTATGGTGGACCAGAAAATGTAAAAGGGGTCAACAGCGAGGCTCTGGCTAACGGCATCTCTAAATCGCCGGTGGTGAAAGGTTCAGATGAAGGACTTGTGCAGAACAGGGCTACTAGGCCCACAAGACTCCCCCTAGGTACAAGAGGGAGTAATACCATCCCAAGAATGTATGATCGTACAGTTCCACCTGAGCCAGCGAGTCCCGGTGAATAcataaatattgattttaatgaaaaagcaagtAACACACCCTATTCCTTATCTGCAGAAGGATCGCCATCATCTCTAGGCTCAAGTAGTGACCACAGACAGTCCCCGCTTTCCGATTATATGAGTGTTGACTTGGATGTACAGTCACCGAAAGTAGCGAAGGAACTGTCCAACTCTCTAACAGATATTTCAATTTATGCAAGTTCCAGTATTCCTAGAAACCAACCAAATCCTGACTATGCTAGGCTTTCATTTGGTACTGCTTGTGTTAGCACCGCAAGTAACAGGACTGATGACTACACGGAGATGACATTCAACATGGCAGCAACACCACCTCGGCCATTTGCCGCCGAATCTGACGACAGTGTAAAGATTGATAGCCCTTCTTCCATAGTTAATAGACTGTGCATTGTCGATCGATATGCTGGTAGCAGTAGCTTCTCTGTTCCTAGCTCTGAACCTCCTATGGGACCGAAAGTGATTCGAGCCGATCCTcaaggcaggaggaggcacagtTCTGAAACGTTCTCTTCTGCTGGGACTGTGACgacctcctcctctttctttacTGATAGTAGCAAAAGACACAGCTCTGCCTCATTTGACAATGTTTGGTTAAAACcagatgaaaacatttctgatggtCAGGAAAGCAAAATGTCCAGGGATACCTCAACTGGATTTCAGAATGGCTTAAACTACATCGCTCTGAATTTACGCGATGATCCTATAAGCTGTGAGGCAAGTACTACAGCGCCAACTTGCCATCTCCAAAATGGTACTTCAGGTTTGGACAGTGGGGCTTACGTAAGCATAGATTTCAGCAGATCCGATGGTCTGAAGTGTAACGCTGCGAGAAAAG